A stretch of the Arvicanthis niloticus isolate mArvNil1 chromosome 17, mArvNil1.pat.X, whole genome shotgun sequence genome encodes the following:
- the Htr2b gene encoding 5-hydroxytryptamine receptor 2B translates to MEGQMASSYKMSEQRTISEHILQKTCDHLILTNHSGLKTESVAEEMKQTVEEQGNTVHWAALLILVVIIPTIGGNILVILAVSLEKRLQYATNYFLMSLAVADLLVGLFVMPIALLTIMFEAIWPLPLALCPAWLFLDVLFSTASIMHLCAISLDRYIAIKKPIQANQCNSRTTAFIKITVVWLISIGIAIPVPIKGIETDVTDAHNITCELTKDRFGSFMLFGSLAAFFAPLAIMIVTYFLTIHTLRRKAYLVKNKPPQRLTRWTVSTVFLREDSSFSSPEKVAMLDGSHKDKILPNSADETLMRRMSTAGKKSAQTTSNEQRASKVLGIVFFLFLLMWCPFFITNITLALCDSCNQTTLKTLLEIFVWVGYVSSGVNPLIYTLFNKTFREAFGRYITCNYRVTKSVKVLKKCSSTLYFGNSMVENSKFFTKHGIRNGINPAMYQSPMRIRSSTIQSSSIVLLGTLLTENDSDKAEEQVSYV, encoded by the exons ATGGAAGGGCAAATGGCTTCATCTTATAAAATGTCTGAACAAAGAACAATTTCTGAGCACATTTTACAGAAAACATGTGATCACTTGATCTTGACTAACCATTCTGGATTAAAGACAGAATCGGTAGCAGAGGAAATGAAGCAGACTGTGGAGGAACAGGGGAATACAGTGCACTGGGCAGCTCTCCTGATACTTGTGGTGATAATACCCACCATTGGCGGGAACATTCTTGTTATTCTGGCTGTTTCACTGGAGAAAAGGCTACAGTACGCTACCAACTACTTTCTAATGTCCTTGGCGGTGGCAGATTTGCTGGTTGGACTGTTTGTGATGCCGATTGCCCTCCTGACAATCATGTTTG aggCTATATGGCCGCTCCCACTGGCCCTGTGTCCTGCCTGGTTATTCCTCGATGTTCTCTTTTCAACTGCCTCCATCATGCACCTCTGCGCCATTTCCCTGGACCGCTATATAGCCATCAAAAAGCCAATTCAAGCCAATCAGTGCAACTCCCGGACTACTGCATTCATCAAGATTACAGTGGTATGGTTAATTTCAATAG GCATCGCCATCCCGGTCCCAATTAAAGGGATAGAGACTGACGTGACTGACGCACACAACATCACCTGTGAGCTGACAAAGGACCGCTTTGGTAGTTTCATGCTCTTTGGGTCACTGGCTGCTTTCTTTGCACCTCTCGCGATCATGATAGTCACCTACTTTCTCACCATTCACACTTTACGGAGGAAAGCTTACTTAGTCAAGAATAAGCCACCTCAACGCCTAACACGGTGGACTGTGTCCACAGTTTTCCTGAGGGAAGACTCATCCTTTTCATCACCAGAAAAGGTGGCCATGCTGGATGGTTCTCACAAGGATAAAATTCTACCTAACTCAGCTGATGAGACACTTATGCGACGAATGTccacagctggaaaaaaatcagcCCAAACCACTTCTAATGAACAGAGAGCCTCAAAGGTCCTTGGAAttgtgtttttcctctttctgctcaTGTGGTGCCCCTTTTTTATTACAAACATAACTCTAGCTCTGTGTGATTCCTGCAACCAGACTACTCTCAAAACGCTCCTGGAGATATTTGTGTGGGTAGGCTACGTTTCCTCGGGGGTGAATCCTCTGATCTATACACTCTTCAATAAGACGTTTCGGGAAGCATTTGGCAGGTACATCACCTGCAATTACCGGGTCACAAAGTCAGTAAAAGTGCTTAAAAAGTGTTCTAGTACACTCTATTTTGGGAATTCAATGGTAGAAAACTCTAAATTTTTCACAAAACATGGAATTCGAAATGGGATCAACCCTGCCATGTACCAGAGCCCAATGAGGATCCGAAGTTCAACCATTCAGTCCTCGTCTATCGTTCTCCTCGGTACCCTTCTCACTGAAAACGACAGTGACAAAGCGGAAGAGCAAGTCAGCTACGTATAG